A section of the Solitalea canadensis DSM 3403 genome encodes:
- a CDS encoding polyprenyl synthetase family protein: protein MLSIKQLQEIITNEIDQLQLPEYPAELYEPIRYLLNLGGKRMRPVLTLMGCNLFSDGIQGAIKPALAVEVFHNFTLVHDDIMDNAPIRRGKATVHEKWDANSAILSGDVMMVNAYELLMQVPDSKLRDLLTIFNKTAIEVCEGQQIDMNFESREYVGVNEYLEMIGLKTAVLLGCSLQIGALIGNATTEEAEHLYQFGKNLGIAFQLQDDILDVFGEPEKFGKMVGGDIIANKKTFLLIKAHELAQGENKANLERWLTTKVFKTEDKVKAVTEIYDQLNIRKLAEIEMQHFAEKALFHINQISLSESRKQPLVEFAEQLMVREH from the coding sequence ATGTTATCTATAAAACAATTACAGGAAATAATTACCAACGAGATTGATCAGTTACAACTGCCGGAGTATCCTGCAGAATTGTATGAGCCAATCCGTTATTTATTGAATTTAGGTGGAAAAAGAATGCGTCCGGTGCTTACCCTTATGGGCTGTAATCTTTTTTCTGATGGTATTCAGGGTGCAATAAAACCAGCTCTGGCAGTTGAGGTATTTCACAACTTTACATTGGTGCACGACGATATTATGGATAATGCACCAATCCGTAGAGGGAAAGCTACTGTCCATGAAAAATGGGATGCAAACAGCGCGATCCTTTCCGGCGATGTAATGATGGTGAATGCTTATGAGTTATTAATGCAAGTTCCTGACTCAAAATTGCGTGATTTGTTAACGATCTTTAATAAAACTGCGATTGAAGTTTGTGAAGGTCAGCAAATTGACATGAATTTTGAAAGTCGTGAGTATGTAGGCGTTAATGAATACCTGGAAATGATCGGGCTTAAAACAGCCGTTTTATTAGGGTGTTCATTGCAAATCGGTGCATTAATAGGTAATGCAACAACGGAAGAGGCTGAACATTTATACCAATTTGGTAAAAACTTAGGTATTGCATTTCAGTTACAGGATGATATTTTAGATGTATTCGGTGAACCTGAGAAGTTTGGAAAAATGGTAGGAGGTGATATTATTGCCAATAAGAAAACTTTCTTGCTGATTAAAGCACATGAATTGGCTCAGGGAGAAAATAAAGCAAATCTTGAAAGGTGGCTAACTACAAAAGTGTTTAAAACTGAGGATAAGGTGAAGGCAGTTACTGAAATTTATGACCAATTAAATATTCGGAAGCTGGCTGAAATTGAAATGCAGCATTTTGCAGAAAAAGCCCTGTTTCATATTAACCAGATTTCTCTAAGTGAATCACGTAAGCAACCTTTGGTAGAGTTTGCAGAACAATTAATGGTTCGTGAACACTAA
- a CDS encoding methylated-DNA--[protein]-cysteine S-methyltransferase produces the protein MNFSQQEINYYRIEKAIKYLEEHFLEQPNLDELAEKLGLSSFHFQRMFTEYSGISPKRFLQYLTSDYLKGKLSETQNLIHAAEEAGLSSQSRVYDLFVTLEAVTPQEYKTKGDGLEISYGFHSTPFGRCLIGITTRGVCWLSFINDEEDLPELSKLHSHWEKSVIIKDEKATAVYIEKIFSNSKADDSKLNVLVKGTNFQVKVWDALLNLHPGDLVTYQHIANQIGNPKALQAVGSAVGANSLAYLIPCHRVIRKEGKLGEYRWGSGRKKVIIAYEQTNAETVFNNEIN, from the coding sequence ATGAACTTCTCTCAGCAAGAAATCAACTATTATAGGATAGAAAAGGCTATAAAGTACCTGGAAGAGCACTTCTTGGAACAACCCAATCTGGATGAGTTAGCTGAAAAGCTAGGTTTAAGCTCGTTTCATTTTCAAAGAATGTTCACCGAATACTCAGGAATTAGCCCTAAACGATTTTTACAGTACCTCACTTCTGATTATCTGAAAGGAAAACTTTCCGAAACTCAAAATCTTATCCATGCGGCAGAGGAAGCAGGTTTATCCAGCCAATCTAGGGTTTATGATTTATTCGTAACGCTCGAAGCTGTAACGCCACAGGAATATAAAACTAAAGGGGATGGATTAGAGATTAGTTACGGTTTCCATTCAACGCCATTTGGTCGTTGTTTAATAGGAATTACAACTAGAGGTGTTTGTTGGTTATCCTTTATTAATGATGAAGAGGATTTACCGGAGCTTTCAAAACTACATTCTCATTGGGAGAAGTCGGTTATTATAAAAGATGAGAAAGCAACCGCTGTGTATATCGAAAAGATATTCTCTAATTCAAAAGCAGATGATTCAAAACTTAACGTATTAGTTAAAGGAACAAATTTTCAGGTAAAAGTATGGGATGCCCTTTTGAACCTTCATCCTGGAGATCTGGTAACATACCAGCATATTGCTAATCAAATTGGAAATCCTAAAGCATTGCAAGCCGTAGGTTCAGCAGTGGGAGCAAATTCATTGGCCTACCTTATTCCATGTCACCGCGTAATTCGTAAAGAAGGTAAACTTGGTGAATATCGTTGGGGCAGCGGAAGAAAGAAAGTAATCATTGCCTATGAACAAACAAATGCAGAAACAGTATTTAATAATGAGATAAATTAA
- a CDS encoding EamA family transporter → MNWLILAICCAFCFGLYNFFIKVASGSINQVAGAVILQVVAALCGIILLIYIKFKNQEIEISSKGVLYSCLAGFFVGLAEVLTFFVFGKGTPASVATPVIIGGSVAVAAILGILVLREQLTLIQGLGTLLIIGGVVLLSLNSGGH, encoded by the coding sequence ATGAATTGGCTCATTTTAGCGATCTGTTGCGCATTTTGTTTCGGCTTATATAACTTCTTTATTAAAGTAGCATCCGGAAGTATTAATCAGGTTGCTGGTGCTGTAATATTACAAGTTGTTGCTGCCTTATGTGGAATAATTTTATTGATCTATATAAAATTCAAAAACCAGGAAATTGAAATTTCATCCAAAGGAGTTCTATACTCTTGCCTTGCCGGATTTTTTGTTGGGCTGGCTGAGGTATTGACCTTTTTCGTATTTGGCAAAGGTACTCCGGCATCAGTTGCAACACCGGTAATCATTGGAGGATCTGTTGCGGTGGCCGCAATTTTAGGAATTCTGGTATTAAGGGAGCAGTTAACCTTGATTCAAGGTTTAGGGACACTATTAATTATTGGAGGAGTAGTGTTACTTTCATTAAATTCCGGAGGACATTAA
- a CDS encoding TIGR00725 family protein, whose amino-acid sequence MNASRVQATVIGDSDAEPEALTAAEAVGAILARLGVTVVTGGRGGIMEAASKGAAEAGGLTVGVLPFEDSSKANSWCKVVIPTGLGHARNYVNILCGDFIIVIGGGAGTLSEMCFAWIQNKPIFALKAFGGYAQEFAGKQLDSLRPDVVISCENLRELEKKIGDWLHLDNILN is encoded by the coding sequence ATGAATGCAAGTAGAGTTCAGGCCACAGTTATTGGAGATTCAGATGCAGAGCCTGAAGCGCTTACCGCTGCTGAAGCTGTTGGTGCTATTTTAGCCCGTTTGGGTGTTACTGTTGTAACAGGCGGACGTGGTGGGATTATGGAAGCTGCCAGTAAAGGTGCTGCTGAGGCGGGCGGGTTAACCGTTGGTGTTTTACCATTTGAAGATAGTTCGAAAGCGAATTCATGGTGTAAAGTTGTAATCCCAACCGGATTGGGTCATGCACGTAATTATGTGAATATTTTATGTGGTGATTTTATCATCGTGATAGGAGGGGGAGCAGGAACACTTTCTGAAATGTGTTTTGCCTGGATTCAAAACAAACCTATTTTTGCGCTTAAGGCTTTTGGAGGGTATGCTCAGGAGTTTGCAGGAAAGCAACTTGACTCACTTCGTCCTGATGTAGTTATATCCTGCGAGAACCTTAGAGAACTTGAAAAAAAGATTGGTGACTGGTTGCACCTTGATAATATCTTAAACTAA